The sequence ATTATTCCTTAATTGATTGATTTGACAAATTGATTGATCCATAAGTGTAGAAGTTTTTTCAATGGAAAAATTAATTCcttgtaataattttgaagcaacatttaaaattctcaaaatattttcccataagcataaaattaaaataaattcacttgattccaattttttttttaaagatatactTGCATTTTTTTCATCTGGTTTCTTGGtagttaatgatattttagttaaacatttaacaaCATCTATGAACCTCTCTTGTAATACAAATACTGCATCATGTCTTGCTTCCCATCTTGTTGGgcatactttttttaatgttttcttgGAAACTTTACATCCTTGTTCATCACCAAGCGCTAATAATGCCCACCTTGGTGCACTAGAACCAAAGAAATTGAATACATCTTGCACTGtactaaaaaatgaaacaatctTTTGTGAGGTTTTAGCAGCATCAgaaattaccaaatttaaattatgcgcACAACAATGAACATAAATAGCCGTTGGCACAATATCAATAATTCGCTTTTGTACTCCAAAATGGACACCACTCATTACAGAAGCCCCATCATAACCCTGACCACggcatttttttatatctaaaccaaacttatttagtattttcaacAAAAGTTCAGCATAATCAGATGAACCATGATTTTGTAATGcaaaaaatcctaaaaatgaTTCCCTTATATCTAATAtgtgatttttatattcaacaaagacatacctaataattatgcTCACTTGATCAACTTTAGTAATATCTTGGGTCGAGTCGATTATAATTGAAAACCAAGAACACTTTTTAATTTCATCACATATATTGTTACGTACATCTGATGCTAAAATTTCTATAAGCTCGTCTTGAATTTTCCaacttaagtattttatatgtttttttgaatcatttaataaattatgaacaaaaGGATCAAATTTTGCAAGTAGTCTAATAGTACGCATGAAGTTACCTTCAATTTCTTGAGGATTACCTTTCTTTCCTTCGTTTCCTCGGAGAGCAGTATTACCTGATGTAAGTGTCAAAATTACATGAATAACTCGACGAAGAACATTTCTCCAATACTCTGCTTCTTCAGatatttgtttttctaaatctgtatctaatgttttatttttttcccaatATCTACGAATTTCTGTTGCATTTATATGTTGAATAGAATTTTCATGCTTAGAAATTTGTTGTGATAAATGTTGCCAGTTGTCAATGCCAGAAATCCATTCATGTTTATAATGTTCATATTGTCGGTTAGCAAAAAGCCAACAAAACTCACAATATgctttatctaaaattaaagaATAGCATAACCATAGCCGTGGAATTCGAATACCTGTTTTAGttgttatatagtaataatcagTAGAAAAACATCTGTTAACATGATTCTTAGGAAACTTGATTGATGGTTTGCATGgtccaaataacaaaatactcTTTTTTAATGAAGTGCATATTTCACCTTCAAAATTTCCACGATCAGACGGatactttaaagttaaatttaagccatcaaaatctaaaataaatgtaaaataaacaagtataaaCACCACTGTCAGTAGGTAGGtaccaaaaatttaaattaattgttcaatattgaatttattttttaaatatattctcaaTAAATTATACCTTTTAAACTATCATTctcttttataatttcattctcttgatgatttttaataacaattgaaGTGTTGGataaaactgaaaatttaataaaaattattttctgataataaaataacatttttttatttttataaataaatgcatgaataaatcaaaatatctacataaattttaacttataactcAAATTGTATGACTATatggtttttattgtttttttattttaaattttaaaattaataacaaatgtaCCTTTTGAACTATCATTctcttttataatttcattctcTTGATGATTTTCAATAACAGTTGAAGTGTtggataaaactaaaaatttaata is a genomic window of Rhopalosiphum padi isolate XX-2018 chromosome 4, ASM2088224v1, whole genome shotgun sequence containing:
- the LOC132930931 gene encoding zinc finger MYM-type protein 1-like, yielding MSKRICMSGWDKHKKKMKQQNENQNAANAMKLWIKKSVVSNTSTIIENHQENATIKKNDSSEVLSNTSTVIENHQENEIIKENDSSKVLSNTSIVIKNHQENEIIKENDSLKDFDGLNLTLKYPSDRGNFEGEICTSLKKSILLFGPCKPSIKFPKNHVNRCFSTDYYYITTKTGIRIPRLWLCYSLILDKAYCEFCWLFANRQYEHYKHEWISGIDNWQHLSQQISKHENSIQHINATEIRRYWEKNKTLDTDLEKQISEEAEYWRNVLRRVIHVILTLTSGNTALRGNEGKKGNPQEIEGNFMRTIRLLAKFDPFVHNLLNDSKKHIKYLSWKIQDELIEILASDVRNNICDEIKKCSWFSIIIDSTQDITKVDQVSIIIRYVFVEYKNHILDIRESFLGFFALQNHGSSDYAELLLKILNKFGLDIKKCRGQGYDGASVMSGVHFGVQKRIIDIVPTAIYVHCCAHNLNLVISDAAKTSQKIVSFFSTVQDVFNFFGSSAPRWALLALGDEQGCKVSKKTLKKVCPTRWEARHDAVFVLQERFIDVVKCLTKISLTTKKPDEKNASISLKKKLESSEFILILCLWENILRILNVASKLLQGINFSIEKTSTLMDQSICQINQLRNNYDEILSKSKELCAKWNISIPFHSVRKRYVNKKFDDFDGDSRLDINEENFKIKVFLPVFDTILFQLHNRFEGMFTIVSNFKFLSPLTIIEQNEDYIIKSSYDFIKLYANDISSDLTRQLLCLKLHITKSDKTVVSGLKTIQNLAFYIIDMDLSTSFPDVLAACLIFLTIPVTVASAERSFSKLKLIKNYLRNSMKQERLSGISILNIEKGRTSEIDIEKIIDNFSNAKARKKQFF